One genomic segment of Polynucleobacter sp. MWH-UH2A includes these proteins:
- a CDS encoding DUF4118 domain-containing protein has product MTNRNPSKRPILLEAMSIFLGMIGVTALSHVVDDYLGLAGVSFLYLILVIWVSYKSQLATSIFVAIASFLLINFFYVEPRYTFAIGSIESWSALLGFLLVSIAITSLVHQLRGQKDIAEKETFKANLLRAIIEIFSVETDSIVALQKFCLLLKKELGCEVAILRLDQITKNSVELASSKPGEVRLDSWYLSHAIEYGAMLGPHTGTLEAIDYWCVPFGRFYKSHELPALVIERAHEEDIEVSLIRAIADQLSVHYQKRIAEIKAKDAGELAHRESIQKAFLSSISHDMRTPLTTIIGASSSLLKQGRQLGEAQFIKLLELIHSESVYLNDSTENILSLVKLGMSDGNHIRMDWQSPEEIVGAVMSRYSNREIKPSLELVMRAKDELIYGDQALIVLALTNLIENASKAHLGSNPIQISVDRVDDQIRIGVIDEGAGFPKDFDKGLAGQQQSYQRNKKGFGLGLSIVRAVMDKHEGRLIVESEFGGNQRTYVGMAFPYRVSA; this is encoded by the coding sequence ATGACAAATAGAAACCCTTCGAAACGCCCAATCTTGCTTGAGGCAATGAGTATTTTTCTGGGAATGATTGGGGTAACTGCCTTATCCCATGTGGTTGATGATTATCTTGGTTTAGCGGGGGTGTCATTTCTCTATTTGATTCTTGTCATCTGGGTTTCCTACAAGAGCCAATTAGCCACCTCTATTTTTGTAGCAATAGCATCTTTTCTTCTCATTAATTTCTTTTATGTAGAGCCGAGATATACCTTTGCTATTGGAAGCATTGAGTCTTGGAGCGCATTGCTTGGATTTCTCTTGGTATCTATTGCGATTACCTCTTTGGTCCATCAGCTAAGAGGGCAAAAGGACATTGCCGAAAAAGAAACATTCAAAGCCAATCTATTGCGAGCGATTATCGAAATATTCTCAGTAGAGACGGACTCCATAGTTGCTTTACAAAAATTCTGCCTATTACTTAAAAAAGAGCTAGGGTGTGAGGTGGCGATTTTGAGATTGGACCAAATAACTAAAAATAGCGTTGAGTTGGCAAGCTCAAAACCAGGTGAGGTAAGGCTAGACTCTTGGTACCTCTCGCACGCAATTGAGTACGGTGCAATGTTGGGCCCTCATACGGGAACCCTAGAGGCAATTGATTATTGGTGCGTTCCCTTTGGAAGGTTTTACAAAAGCCATGAATTACCAGCTTTAGTGATTGAGAGGGCGCATGAGGAAGATATTGAGGTCAGTCTTATAAGGGCTATAGCTGATCAGCTGTCCGTTCACTATCAAAAACGAATAGCAGAAATTAAAGCAAAAGATGCTGGCGAGCTAGCGCATCGAGAGTCCATTCAAAAGGCGTTTTTGTCGTCTATCTCACACGACATGAGAACTCCTTTAACAACTATTATCGGTGCTAGTTCATCACTGCTGAAGCAAGGTCGACAGTTGGGGGAGGCACAATTCATAAAGCTGTTAGAGCTGATTCACTCGGAATCTGTATACCTCAATGACTCAACAGAAAATATACTGTCTTTGGTTAAGCTGGGCATGTCTGATGGCAATCACATTCGAATGGATTGGCAGTCGCCTGAAGAAATTGTTGGGGCGGTCATGTCGAGATATAGCAATAGAGAGATAAAGCCTTCCTTGGAATTAGTAATGAGGGCAAAAGATGAGCTCATCTACGGCGATCAAGCTTTAATCGTATTGGCGTTAACAAATTTAATCGAGAACGCAAGCAAAGCGCACTTAGGTAGCAACCCCATTCAGATATCAGTAGATAGAGTTGATGATCAAATTCGAATTGGCGTAATTGATGAAGGCGCTGGATTCCCTAAAGATTTTGATAAAGGATTGGCGGGGCAGCAACAGTCATATCAGCGCAATAAAAAAGGATTTGGATTGGGCTTATCTATAGTTAGGGCGGTGATGGATAAGCACGAAGGGCGATTGATTGTTGAATCTGAGTTTGGTGGCAACCAACGA
- a CDS encoding FMN-binding glutamate synthase family protein → MNYSRYFAWLSTLVLAALFFFYSIPLAILFSALFLVGLTDVIQNRHSILRNYPLIGHLRFLLEYIRPEIRQYFLEDDEEKIPFSRNQRAMVYSRSKKVNDKRGFGSTKLMYGQDGEWLGHSNAPLHPDPVTFRIQVGGPSCLQPYSLSIFNISAMSFGALSSNAIRALNKGAKLGGFAHDTGEGSISPYHREFGGDIIWEIGSGYFGCRNDDGTFSEEKFAAQVVDPQIKMVEIKLSQGAKPGHGGVLPGPKVTAEIALTRGVPIGEDCVSPAKHSAFSSPTELMQFIARLRKLSGGKPIGFKLCIGQPWEFFGIAKAMLETGISPDFIVVDGSEGGTGAAPVEFTDHVGMPLREGLRLVHNTLVGIGKRKEIAIGASGKIISAYDIIRALALGADWCNSARGFMFALGCIQSRSCHTDKCPTGVATQDPLRQKALVVPDKAERVHAFHKNTITSLSELIGAAGLMHPKEITADYLMCRDALGRAIPFSSKLPTVSAGALLNRVDGQSHLPQEYELYWKRALTNKFGLALAD, encoded by the coding sequence ATGAATTACTCTAGATATTTCGCATGGCTCTCCACATTGGTATTGGCGGCCCTCTTCTTTTTTTACAGTATTCCACTGGCGATTCTTTTTAGCGCGCTATTTTTAGTGGGTCTTACAGATGTTATTCAAAATCGCCATTCTATTTTGCGCAATTACCCATTGATTGGGCATCTACGTTTTTTACTTGAATACATTCGCCCAGAAATTCGTCAATATTTCTTAGAGGATGATGAAGAAAAAATTCCCTTTTCAAGGAACCAAAGGGCGATGGTCTACAGTCGTTCTAAGAAGGTAAATGACAAAAGAGGGTTTGGCTCAACCAAATTAATGTATGGGCAAGATGGAGAGTGGTTGGGGCACTCTAATGCGCCACTGCATCCTGACCCTGTGACTTTTAGGATTCAAGTGGGCGGGCCAAGTTGTTTGCAGCCCTATTCACTTTCCATATTCAATATCTCAGCAATGAGTTTTGGAGCGCTCTCCTCAAATGCAATCAGAGCTTTAAATAAGGGTGCAAAGTTGGGTGGGTTTGCGCACGATACTGGCGAAGGATCGATATCTCCATATCACCGAGAATTTGGTGGAGACATTATTTGGGAAATTGGTTCAGGTTATTTTGGCTGTCGAAATGATGATGGAACTTTTTCTGAAGAAAAATTTGCAGCGCAAGTTGTAGATCCACAAATTAAGATGGTCGAGATCAAGCTCTCTCAAGGTGCCAAGCCAGGTCATGGTGGCGTCTTGCCCGGACCTAAGGTAACTGCTGAAATTGCCTTAACACGTGGAGTACCTATTGGTGAAGATTGCGTTTCTCCGGCTAAGCATTCGGCATTTTCTTCGCCTACAGAGTTGATGCAATTTATCGCCCGTTTACGAAAATTAAGCGGTGGCAAGCCGATTGGCTTTAAATTGTGCATTGGTCAGCCTTGGGAGTTTTTTGGAATTGCAAAGGCGATGCTGGAGACGGGTATTAGCCCTGACTTTATTGTCGTCGATGGCAGCGAAGGTGGAACTGGCGCCGCACCAGTGGAGTTTACCGATCATGTGGGCATGCCATTGCGTGAAGGCTTGCGTTTAGTACATAACACCTTGGTTGGAATTGGCAAGCGAAAAGAAATAGCCATAGGCGCTTCTGGAAAAATTATTTCTGCTTATGACATTATTAGAGCGCTTGCTTTAGGGGCAGATTGGTGTAATTCAGCCAGAGGGTTTATGTTTGCCTTAGGATGTATTCAATCAAGATCTTGTCATACCGACAAATGTCCAACAGGGGTTGCAACACAAGATCCGCTGCGACAAAAAGCCTTGGTTGTACCTGATAAGGCGGAGCGTGTTCACGCTTTTCATAAAAATACGATTACATCTCTTTCTGAGTTGATTGGTGCGGCTGGGCTCATGCATCCCAAGGAAATAACTGCTGATTACCTGATGTGCAGAGATGCTTTAGGTAGGGCAATACCGTTTTCCTCTAAATTGCCAACTGTAAGTGCAGGCGCCCTATTGAACAGGGTTGATGGTCAATCTCATTTGCCTCAGGAGTATGAGTTGTATTGGAAGAGGGCTCTAACGAATAAATTTGGATTAGCATTAGCCGATTGA
- a CDS encoding tetratricopeptide repeat protein, whose amino-acid sequence MDLGFENTSSSDSYNFNHPKLELAVSNLNRGRYEAAFDIFFDLAVNELDSEAQFALTKMCFDGHLDAGQLDKLFEWVNSNSSLGNGYAHFNVGLMHERGMGMIERNIPVAVEYYEKAIKEEVLDAYCNLGNIYVVGTGEDQGVQKSISRGVELLTVGANEGSRQSAYNLGVLYEKGEYIKQDHQKAFYFLTLATLLKHQHAHRCLIIMQHAIKQNFTQAFDAAERQYHKIENLRKMYKVL is encoded by the coding sequence GTGGATTTAGGATTCGAAAACACATCTAGTAGCGATAGCTATAACTTCAATCATCCCAAACTCGAGTTGGCTGTATCTAATTTGAATCGTGGTCGCTACGAAGCAGCATTTGATATCTTTTTTGATTTAGCAGTAAACGAATTGGATTCTGAGGCTCAGTTCGCTTTAACCAAAATGTGTTTTGATGGGCACTTAGATGCGGGGCAGCTCGATAAGCTTTTTGAATGGGTGAACTCAAACAGTAGTTTGGGTAATGGCTATGCTCACTTTAATGTTGGTTTAATGCATGAACGCGGTATGGGGATGATTGAGCGAAATATTCCTGTGGCAGTTGAGTATTATGAAAAAGCCATCAAAGAAGAAGTGCTTGATGCTTACTGTAATTTAGGCAATATCTATGTTGTTGGCACTGGCGAGGACCAGGGTGTTCAAAAGAGTATTTCTCGAGGTGTGGAGCTTCTTACCGTGGGTGCCAACGAAGGCAGCCGTCAGTCGGCTTATAACTTGGGCGTTCTTTATGAAAAAGGCGAATACATCAAGCAAGACCATCAAAAAGCCTTTTATTTCTTAACGCTTGCCACTCTTTTAAAGCACCAACATGCACATCGTTGTCTAATCATCATGCAGCACGCCATTAAGCAAAACTTTACCCAAGCCTTTGATGCAGCAGAGAGACAGTATCACAAGATTGAGAATCTAAGAAAGATGTATAAGGTTTTATAA
- a CDS encoding formylglycine-generating enzyme family protein has protein sequence MNVLQRKILLALAIVLLGIGAFFAWKQFFSKPKQVTPAIILSDGKNAPIGMAWIPGGEFLMGSDHQKSQANERPTHKVKVFGFWMDTTHVTNDQFAQFVKETNYKTTAEQIPDWETIRVQLPPGTPKPLASVFVPGAMVFVGTKAKVNLNDYSQWWAYVPGANWRHPTGPKSNIDGKGNHPVVQVSYEDALAYAKWAGKRLPTEAEWEFAARGGLNQATYAWGDQLERDGKLQANIWDVKKQAFPVVSPKAGGAVGTTAVEAFPQNGYGLYDMTGNAWQWVADWYRADYFAMQAKEFGNTVILNPQGPSNSYDPDDSGVPPNAPKRVIRGGSFLCNEDYCQSYRPSARRGADPYSPMSHLGFRLVKDSQ, from the coding sequence ATGAATGTTTTACAACGAAAGATTTTGTTAGCTCTCGCAATTGTCTTGTTAGGCATCGGTGCTTTCTTTGCGTGGAAGCAATTCTTCTCCAAGCCAAAACAAGTTACACCAGCAATCATATTAAGTGATGGAAAAAATGCGCCCATTGGTATGGCCTGGATTCCAGGAGGTGAATTTTTAATGGGTAGCGATCATCAAAAATCTCAAGCCAATGAGAGACCGACCCATAAAGTGAAAGTATTTGGTTTTTGGATGGATACCACTCACGTTACCAATGATCAATTTGCTCAATTTGTAAAAGAGACTAATTACAAAACCACTGCAGAGCAAATTCCCGACTGGGAAACCATTCGAGTGCAATTACCCCCAGGAACGCCTAAGCCACTAGCTTCCGTATTTGTGCCAGGCGCTATGGTGTTTGTGGGTACAAAGGCTAAGGTAAACCTCAATGACTATTCGCAATGGTGGGCTTACGTACCGGGTGCAAATTGGCGTCATCCAACCGGACCTAAAAGCAATATTGACGGCAAAGGAAATCATCCAGTTGTCCAAGTGAGTTACGAGGATGCGCTTGCATACGCTAAATGGGCTGGCAAAAGATTGCCAACAGAGGCTGAGTGGGAATTTGCAGCAAGGGGTGGCCTCAATCAAGCCACCTATGCTTGGGGTGATCAACTTGAGCGGGATGGCAAATTACAAGCCAATATTTGGGACGTTAAGAAACAGGCTTTTCCTGTAGTGAGCCCTAAAGCGGGTGGTGCAGTGGGTACTACTGCAGTAGAAGCCTTTCCGCAAAATGGCTATGGCTTATACGATATGACCGGTAATGCTTGGCAATGGGTTGCAGATTGGTATCGCGCAGACTACTTTGCAATGCAGGCTAAAGAATTTGGCAATACTGTCATCCTAAATCCACAGGGGCCAAGCAACTCATATGACCCTGATGATAGTGGTGTGCCGCCCAACGCACCCAAGAGAGTTATTCGTGGGGGATCATTTTTGTGCAATGAAGATTATTGTCAGTCATATCGCCCTAGCGCCCGTCGAGGAGCGGATCCCTATAGCCCAATGTCGCATTTAGGGTTCCGGCTGGTAAAAGATTCCCAATAA
- a CDS encoding transporter gives MPAWTRLKIVESFFLFTTLVTPFYTYADEGGVPFWMSGQYASMAAVPMATGWSLVAMPYVYSGSADKSKTFQHGQSVNAGLSTSMTLGLIQLGYVAEEKILGGQPYIGLGWGPGTNTTTASVSVTHPNIDLNRTNTMTGGSDIYPLASLTWNSGNNNYKTYITGDIPVGAYSPASLSGIGIGHGAMDAGGGYTYLNNTTGLEFSGIAGATYNMQNNQTNYKNGVDSHLDWSVSQFLSQQWQVGIAGYVYYQLTGDSGSGDKVGAFKSQVAAVGPQIGYVFNMGANQAYINLRTYKEFWAKNRVEGYATIATISLPLGK, from the coding sequence ATGCCTGCATGGACTCGACTAAAAATAGTCGAGTCTTTTTTTCTATTTACCACCTTGGTCACTCCCTTTTACACCTACGCTGATGAGGGCGGAGTTCCTTTTTGGATGTCGGGTCAATACGCAAGTATGGCTGCAGTACCAATGGCAACCGGTTGGTCATTGGTAGCAATGCCCTATGTCTATAGTGGAAGCGCAGATAAATCTAAAACCTTTCAACATGGTCAAAGTGTCAACGCGGGATTGTCAACAAGCATGACTCTTGGACTCATTCAGCTGGGATATGTTGCTGAGGAAAAGATTCTGGGTGGTCAACCTTATATTGGTTTGGGGTGGGGTCCTGGAACAAACACAACCACCGCATCAGTGAGTGTCACTCACCCGAATATTGATCTCAATCGCACAAATACCATGACTGGTGGTTCAGATATTTACCCGTTAGCAAGTCTGACTTGGAATAGTGGAAACAATAATTACAAAACCTATATCACTGGCGACATTCCAGTTGGCGCCTATAGTCCAGCTAGTTTGTCGGGCATTGGAATTGGGCATGGCGCGATGGATGCAGGTGGCGGATATACCTATCTCAATAACACTACAGGTCTAGAGTTTTCAGGTATAGCTGGTGCAACCTATAACATGCAGAACAATCAGACCAACTATAAAAATGGCGTTGATTCGCATCTTGATTGGTCTGTTTCTCAATTTTTGTCTCAGCAATGGCAAGTGGGTATTGCGGGCTATGTGTACTACCAGTTGACGGGTGATTCGGGTAGTGGGGATAAGGTTGGTGCTTTCAAGTCACAAGTGGCAGCCGTTGGCCCCCAAATAGGCTATGTATTTAATATGGGGGCTAATCAGGCTTACATTAACTTAAGAACTTATAAAGAGTTCTGGGCCAAGAATCGTGTTGAGGGGTATGCCACAATCGCAACGATTAGCCTGCCACTAGGTAAATAA
- a CDS encoding arylsulfatase, protein MTSSVIAQTTANTSSKNPNVIFILADNVGYGDLGSYGGGELRGAPTPRSDELAKSGLRLTQYLVEPACTPSRAALMTGQYSIRNGLSLVIIPGSPSTLSGKAYTMGQLFKDAGYSTALYGKWHLGSAPQSLPGAHGFDQFYGIPPDISWDSASLVPQAIQTHSFGDVPDKVLYDKGPWINQQKGNGPLERVKPYTMAVRAEIDNELTDKSIAFMKQQNAAGKPFFLYLPFSMGHYPNLPSKQFAGKSRIGQYGDKMMEGDYHLGQVMDALKEMNIEDNTILVFASDNGSTGQTVMHWDRQGLGAPDMGSNGPFRGDLGEATEGAVRTFCIIRWPGHTAPGSTSNAMFSIMDFMPTFANILGAKLPTDRAIDGVNQLDVLMGKSATGNRESLLSFIGPDLVAARWKQWRIYFKDMNRTGTGQQTVGGLWANSAPLYTPKFYNVEMDPHEDLQLTNYAWIGGPIFKVVEEYLASVKKFPNPPPSNVTNFSQPLSN, encoded by the coding sequence ATGACATCTTCGGTCATTGCACAAACTACTGCAAATACTTCTTCAAAAAACCCCAATGTCATTTTTATTTTGGCAGATAACGTTGGTTATGGAGATTTGGGTTCATATGGCGGCGGAGAGTTGCGTGGCGCACCCACACCTCGTTCAGACGAATTAGCGAAAAGTGGTTTGCGTCTAACGCAATATTTAGTTGAGCCCGCATGCACTCCATCACGTGCTGCATTAATGACTGGTCAGTATTCAATACGCAATGGATTATCGCTAGTTATTATTCCTGGTTCGCCAAGCACTTTATCTGGCAAGGCTTACACAATGGGTCAATTATTCAAAGATGCTGGCTATTCAACAGCGCTTTATGGTAAGTGGCATCTAGGTAGCGCCCCTCAGAGCTTGCCAGGTGCCCATGGATTTGATCAGTTCTATGGCATCCCACCCGATATTTCTTGGGACTCCGCCAGCCTCGTGCCTCAGGCTATACAAACACATTCATTTGGCGATGTCCCCGATAAAGTTTTGTATGACAAAGGCCCTTGGATCAACCAGCAAAAGGGCAATGGACCTCTGGAACGAGTGAAGCCCTACACCATGGCTGTTCGAGCTGAGATTGATAATGAGCTGACTGATAAATCCATAGCATTTATGAAGCAGCAAAATGCTGCGGGCAAACCCTTCTTTTTGTATTTGCCTTTCTCTATGGGGCATTATCCAAATTTACCCTCCAAGCAATTTGCTGGTAAATCACGCATTGGTCAATATGGCGACAAAATGATGGAGGGTGATTATCACCTTGGTCAGGTTATGGATGCTCTTAAGGAAATGAATATCGAAGACAACACGATTTTGGTGTTCGCCTCCGATAATGGCTCAACGGGTCAAACGGTGATGCACTGGGATCGTCAGGGGCTTGGAGCTCCAGATATGGGATCGAATGGCCCATTTCGTGGCGATTTAGGTGAAGCAACTGAAGGTGCTGTCCGTACGTTTTGCATCATTCGATGGCCAGGGCATACGGCGCCTGGCAGCACATCTAACGCAATGTTTTCTATTATGGATTTCATGCCAACATTTGCAAATATTCTGGGTGCAAAACTTCCAACTGACCGAGCAATTGACGGTGTAAACCAGCTTGATGTACTCATGGGCAAAAGCGCAACAGGTAATCGGGAGTCCTTGCTATCTTTCATTGGACCTGATTTAGTTGCTGCTCGTTGGAAGCAGTGGAGAATTTATTTTAAGGATATGAATCGCACTGGGACGGGGCAGCAAACAGTCGGTGGATTGTGGGCTAACTCAGCGCCTTTATATACCCCAAAGTTCTATAACGTTGAAATGGATCCTCATGAAGATTTGCAATTGACCAACTATGCATGGATTGGTGGACCCATATTTAAAGTGGTTGAAGAGTATTTGGCTTCGGTTAAGAAGTTTCCAAATCCGCCTCCATCAAACGTCACCAATTTTTCTCAGCCGTTGAGTAATTAA
- a CDS encoding ParA family protein, with protein sequence MRDKLKILITNQKGGVGKSTISANLAGFIAIEKNHKVSLIDYDKQGTSSVLISKNPHANIQTYKSGLSYQQNSNQTMLEAKAALRRYGAHAEITIADLTWTFGLPYDFMLEFDVIIVPSSNSKVEIASTEIFILEYVQRQMMKIKQKGQTILVAPSRIDRNQLNEIKFLGLEFLDNCAICPPIYRISQINNEVLNDFWFRIDNGIISENMIEFGDFVYEKIMEVKRRKAQAPQVLQPQIVMRPTYPVQAAEVRQGSIFNPPIEPVSSQAAQAEFSFIPSFLRKK encoded by the coding sequence ATGAGAGATAAGCTTAAAATCCTCATTACCAACCAAAAGGGCGGGGTGGGAAAAAGCACAATCTCAGCTAATCTAGCTGGATTTATTGCCATTGAAAAAAATCATAAAGTCTCGCTTATAGATTACGACAAACAGGGCACTTCATCAGTCTTAATCAGTAAAAATCCCCACGCCAATATTCAGACATATAAGTCAGGCTTGTCTTATCAGCAAAACTCAAATCAAACAATGCTTGAGGCTAAGGCAGCGCTACGGCGCTATGGCGCCCATGCTGAAATTACGATTGCAGATTTGACTTGGACTTTTGGCTTGCCTTATGACTTCATGCTTGAATTTGATGTCATTATTGTGCCCAGCTCTAATAGCAAGGTTGAGATTGCCAGCACCGAAATCTTTATTCTTGAATATGTTCAAAGACAAATGATGAAGATAAAGCAAAAAGGGCAAACCATCTTGGTTGCCCCTAGTCGCATTGATCGTAATCAGCTCAATGAAATTAAATTCCTTGGATTGGAGTTTTTAGATAACTGCGCTATCTGCCCGCCGATATATCGAATCTCGCAAATTAATAATGAAGTATTAAATGATTTTTGGTTTCGTATTGATAACGGTATTATTTCTGAGAACATGATCGAGTTCGGCGATTTTGTTTATGAAAAGATCATGGAGGTAAAAAGGCGAAAAGCGCAAGCTCCTCAGGTATTGCAGCCCCAGATTGTGATGCGCCCAACCTACCCAGTTCAAGCTGCTGAGGTACGGCAGGGGTCAATATTTAACCCGCCAATAGAGCCTGTTTCTAGTCAGGCGGCTCAAGCGGAATTTAGCTTTATTCCTTCTTTTTTGAGAAAAAAGTAA
- a CDS encoding tetratricopeptide repeat protein, with translation MSSVELGELNLRNGKNDAAFDIFFDLAQFELSADAQFALVKMCFDGLLKTEQAERLMNWLNRETARGNGYADYNLGLIHEQGTVGGKPDFKKAVEFYAKAIKEEVHDAFCNLGNIFITGSGSAQGVPQDINRGLELLEKGAQLGSRQAAYTVGSYYGKGEIVPVNHRKAFLYLTLASLEKHDQAKRVLLIMQHAVKEDFSRELEEAQHMYAKTQNMRQLYKLL, from the coding sequence ATGTCTAGCGTGGAACTGGGAGAATTAAATCTTCGAAATGGAAAAAATGATGCAGCGTTTGATATCTTTTTTGATTTAGCGCAGTTTGAACTAAGCGCAGATGCCCAATTTGCCCTAGTAAAGATGTGCTTTGATGGCCTGCTAAAGACGGAGCAAGCAGAGCGGTTAATGAACTGGCTCAATAGAGAGACCGCTAGAGGCAATGGTTACGCTGATTACAACTTGGGTTTAATTCATGAGCAGGGCACAGTTGGTGGTAAGCCCGACTTTAAAAAGGCAGTTGAGTTTTATGCAAAGGCCATCAAGGAAGAGGTTCATGATGCATTCTGTAATTTAGGAAATATTTTTATTACCGGTTCAGGCTCCGCACAGGGAGTTCCCCAAGATATCAATAGGGGCTTAGAGTTGCTTGAAAAGGGTGCGCAGCTAGGGAGTCGTCAAGCTGCCTATACGGTTGGCAGCTATTATGGCAAAGGTGAGATCGTTCCAGTAAACCATCGCAAAGCGTTTCTTTATCTTACACTCGCAAGTTTAGAAAAACATGATCAAGCTAAAAGAGTCTTGTTAATTATGCAACATGCAGTTAAGGAAGATTTTTCTAGGGAGCTTGAAGAGGCACAGCACATGTATGCAAAGACTCAGAACATGCGTCAGCTATACAAGCTACTATGA
- a CDS encoding DUF6150 family protein — MKTPFSKILSLFVFLAFAPSGVFAAQIFITNYPSEANAKVFVTKYPSEANCIVYETQYSSDNEPGVWFYTKYKSDARAVIYYTQYKSDADLIVYYTKYKSDARCRY; from the coding sequence ATGAAAACGCCCTTCTCAAAAATACTGAGCTTGTTTGTTTTTCTCGCCTTTGCGCCCTCGGGGGTATTTGCCGCTCAGATCTTCATCACCAACTACCCATCAGAAGCAAATGCAAAAGTCTTCGTCACGAAATATCCTTCGGAAGCTAATTGCATTGTGTATGAGACCCAATACTCCAGCGACAACGAACCTGGCGTATGGTTCTATACAAAATACAAAAGTGATGCCCGTGCCGTAATCTATTACACCCAATATAAATCCGATGCCGACCTTATTGTCTATTACACAAAGTACAAGAGTGATGCGCGCTGTCGTTATTAA
- a CDS encoding MOSC domain-containing protein, whose translation MRLLSISSGKVTPLFGNHHPDYKSVPSAIRKTSISNLQNAMAVDINNLGVKGDEQADLNVHGGLEKAVYVYPTEHYTFWNELLTRETKKPIALQHGALGENFTIEGLLETEVFVGDKLVIGELQFAVTKLREPCFKFNAALGYKGAAKAMVQSGYSGWYLRVIKTGIVSAGERIQLIPGPRDTSIAQQNRNLLANRNQKDLWD comes from the coding sequence ATGCGACTACTTTCTATTTCTTCTGGCAAGGTGACGCCTTTATTTGGCAACCACCACCCAGATTACAAATCTGTGCCATCTGCAATTCGTAAGACAAGCATTAGCAACCTACAAAATGCAATGGCTGTTGACATCAATAATCTTGGCGTTAAGGGTGATGAACAGGCAGATCTCAATGTGCATGGTGGATTGGAAAAAGCGGTTTATGTTTACCCAACAGAACATTACACATTTTGGAATGAACTACTCACTCGCGAAACCAAAAAACCGATTGCTCTTCAACATGGTGCTCTTGGTGAAAACTTCACGATTGAGGGTCTACTCGAAACCGAAGTCTTTGTTGGCGACAAACTGGTGATCGGCGAACTGCAATTTGCTGTTACTAAATTACGCGAACCATGTTTTAAATTCAATGCAGCACTTGGCTACAAAGGTGCTGCTAAAGCCATGGTGCAATCGGGCTATAGCGGCTGGTACTTACGGGTAATCAAGACAGGAATAGTCTCTGCAGGAGAAAGGATTCAGCTAATTCCCGGCCCAAGAGATACGTCTATCGCCCAGCAAAACCGAAATCTTTTAGCTAATCGCAATCAAAAAGATCTCTGGGATTGA